The Pan troglodytes isolate AG18354 chromosome 1, NHGRI_mPanTro3-v2.0_pri, whole genome shotgun sequence genome includes a region encoding these proteins:
- the LOC129135344 gene encoding PRAME family member 18-like: MSLQAPRRLLELAGQSLLRDQALAISVLDELPRELFPPLFVEAFTSRRCDVLRVMVQAWPFPCLPLGSLMKTPDLEILHYVVDGIDCLLAQKVRPRRWKLQVLELRDVDENFWTIWSGARPLSCSPEAMSKRQTVEDCPRTGEKQPLKVFMDVCLKEKFMDEDLSFFSGWVQHRRGSVHLCCTKVVNYSMSILNFRNILETVYPDSIQVLEIWNVCWPCMIVDFSRYLSQMRNLRKLFISDGCRYLLSSDSQERLVAEFSSVFLRLEYLQMLYIRRVCFFRGYLDQLIRCLRSPLETLALTYGFLEEEDLKWLPWYPSLSQLKQLNLSHGALRFIRLEPLRALLEKVAATLQTLFLVDCGIGYSKLRVILPALSRCSNLTTFCFHGNDTSMDALKDLLRHTGRLSNLSLETYPAPRESLDNRGRVISELLTPLQAELMRILREVREPKRIFFGPVSCPCCGTSPIE, encoded by the exons ATGAGCCTACAGGCCCCACGCAGACTCCTGGAGCTGGCAGGGCAGAGCCTGCTGAGGGACCAGGCCTTGGCCATCTCCGTCCTGGATGAGCTGCCCAGGGAGCTCTTCCCCCCACTGTTCGTGGAGGCCTTCACTAGCAGACGCTGCGATGTTCTGAGGgtgatggtgcaggcctggcccttcccctgcctccctctgggGTCCCTGATGAAGACGCCTGATCTGGAGATCTTACATTATGTAGTGGATGGGATTGATTGCCTGCTTGCCCAAAAGGTTCGCCCCAG GAGGTGGAAACTTCAAGTGCTGGAATTGCGGGATGTTGATGAGAATTTTTGGACCATATGGTCTGGAGCCAGGCCCCTGTCCTGCTCCCCAGAGGCCATGAGTAAGAGGCAGACAGTGGAGGACTGTCCAAGGACAGGAGAGAAGCAGCCCTTGAAGGTGTTCATGGATGTTTGCCTCAAGGAAAAATTCATGGATGAAGATCTGAGCTTCTTCTCTGGGTGGGTCCAGCACAGAAGAGGTTCAGTACACCTGTGCTGTACTAAGGTGGTGAATTATTCAATGAGCATTCTAAATTTCAGAAACATATTGGAAACAGTATACCCAGACAGTATCCAAGTGTTGGAAATTTGGAACGTGTGCTGGCCGTGTATGATAGTAGACTTTAGCCGTTACCTGAGCCAGATGAGGAATCTTCGCAAACTCTTCATCTCCGATGGCTGTCGTTACCTGCTAAGCTCTGACAGCCAAGAACGGTTAGTTGCTGAATTCAGCTctgtgttcctcaggctggagtaccTCCAGATGCTTTATATAAGAAGGGTCTGCTTCTTCAGAGGCTACCTGGACCAGCTGATCAG GTGCCTCAGGAGCCCGTTGGAGACATTGGCATTAACTTATGGCTTCCTAGAAGAAGAGGACTTGAAATGGCTGCCCTGGTACCCAAGTCTCAGTCAACTGAAGCAGCTGAATCTGAGTCATGGTGCACTGCGCTTCATCCGTCTTGAGCCCCTCCGAGCTCTGCTAGAGAAAGTTGCTGCCACTCTTCAGACCCTCTTCTTAGTGGACTGTGGGATTGGGTACTCCAAACTCAGGGTCATCCTGCCTGCCCTGAGCCGCTGCTCCAACCTCACCACTTTCTGCTTTCACGGCAATGACACGTCCATGGATGCTCTGAAGGACCTGCTGCGCCATACAGGCAGGCTGAGCAATTTGAGCCTGGAAACATATCCTGCCCCTCGGGAGAGTCTTGACAACAGGGGTCGTGTCATTTCGGAGCTCCTCACCCCACTTCAGGCTGAGCTGATGCGTATACTGAGGGAAGTAAGGGAGCCCAAAAGGATCTTCTTTGGTCCCGTCTCCTGCCCTTGCTGTGGCACGTCGCCCATTGAGTAA